Proteins from a genomic interval of Tenacibaculum sp. SZ-18:
- the rsgA gene encoding ribosome small subunit-dependent GTPase A, giving the protein MTGTVYKSTGSWYWVKTEEGKFLKCRIKGKFRIQGIKSTNPIAVGDHVKFEIDTKSDEETGIITEIFDRKNYIVRKSVNLSKQTHIIASNIDQAFLLVTIDNPPTFTTFIDRFLVTAEAYSIEVILVFNKIDTYKIEQKAEILYLKDIYEPIGYKCIEVSAAEGTNVEEIKDMMTHKVSMFSGHSGVGKTTLLNCIEPTLDLRTKEISEQHKQGQHTTTFAEMFDLSFDARIIDTPGIKGFGVVDIDKDELGDYFPEFFALKQDCKFNNCIHLKEPYCAVKEALENEEISWSRYKSYLQILEGEEENYRTDILSGK; this is encoded by the coding sequence AAATTCCGAATTCAAGGTATTAAAAGTACCAATCCTATTGCAGTTGGTGATCACGTAAAATTTGAAATTGACACCAAAAGTGATGAAGAAACAGGAATTATTACTGAAATTTTTGATCGTAAAAATTACATTGTCCGTAAATCCGTAAATCTTTCCAAACAAACACATATTATTGCTTCAAATATTGATCAAGCATTTTTATTGGTTACTATAGATAATCCACCAACATTCACCACTTTTATTGATCGTTTTTTAGTTACTGCTGAAGCTTATTCTATAGAAGTTATTCTTGTGTTCAATAAAATTGACACCTATAAAATTGAACAAAAAGCTGAAATTTTATATCTCAAAGATATTTACGAGCCAATTGGCTATAAATGTATTGAAGTTTCTGCTGCGGAAGGAACTAATGTGGAAGAAATAAAAGATATGATGACTCATAAAGTAAGTATGTTCTCAGGGCACTCTGGTGTCGGAAAAACTACTTTACTAAACTGTATTGAACCTACTTTAGATTTAAGAACTAAGGAAATATCCGAGCAGCACAAGCAAGGGCAGCATACAACTACATTTGCTGAAATGTTCGATTTAAGTTTTGATGCTAGAATTATTGATACTCCTGGAATTAAAGGATTTGGTGTTGTGGATATTGACAAAGATGAATTAGGAGATTATTTTCCAGAGTTTTTTGCTTTAAAACAAGACTGTAAATTTAATAACTGTATTCATTTAAAGGAGCCATATTGTGCGGTAAAAGAAGCACTAGAAAATGAAGAAATATCTTGGTCTAGATACAAAAGCTATTTACAAATATTAGAAGGAGAAGAAGAGAATTACAGAACCGATATTTTATCAGGAAAATAA
- the dtd gene encoding D-aminoacyl-tRNA deacylase, producing the protein MKAVIQRVTGASVTIEGEKVANIQSGLLILLGIVSEDSREDIDWLSKKIANLRIFNDENNVMNKSLLDINGDAIIVSQFTLHASTKKGNRPSYILAAKPDTAIPLYKEFVTVFEKQVGKKVQTGQFGADMKVELLNDGPVTIIIDTKDKK; encoded by the coding sequence ATGAAAGCGGTAATACAAAGAGTTACAGGAGCGAGTGTAACCATTGAAGGAGAAAAAGTTGCAAATATTCAGTCAGGTTTATTGATTTTACTGGGAATTGTTAGTGAAGATTCCAGAGAAGATATAGATTGGTTATCTAAGAAAATCGCAAATCTTAGAATTTTCAATGACGAGAATAACGTGATGAACAAATCCTTATTAGATATAAATGGTGATGCTATAATTGTAAGTCAATTTACATTACACGCATCTACAAAAAAAGGAAATAGACCAAGTTATATTCTAGCAGCCAAACCAGATACGGCAATTCCTCTCTATAAAGAATTTGTTACCGTATTTGAAAAACAAGTTGGTAAAAAAGTACAAACTGGTCAGTTTGGAGCGGATATGAAAGTAGAATTGCTAAACGATGGACCCGTGACAATTATAATTGACACAAAAGACAAAAAATAG
- a CDS encoding YceI family protein, translating to MKKLILSLAIVAIALTSCKSEKKVETKEEVKVEEKVTDPINSYNVNVAESSISWKGDKKVGDAHNGVIGLEKGLFDIENGVLKAGEFVINMNSISCLDLEGKKKASLEGHLKNKDFFDVEKFPTAKFVVASSEVKEGKLHITGNLTIKDVTKSITIPATLTENGNDITLKSEKFNVDRTDFGVKYGSGKFFESLKDKAINDLIEFSFDLKARK from the coding sequence ATGAAAAAACTAATCTTATCATTAGCCATTGTTGCTATCGCATTAACTTCTTGTAAAAGCGAGAAGAAAGTTGAAACTAAAGAAGAAGTAAAAGTTGAAGAAAAAGTAACTGATCCTATTAACTCGTATAACGTAAATGTAGCAGAATCTTCAATTTCTTGGAAGGGAGATAAAAAAGTAGGAGATGCTCATAACGGAGTAATTGGATTAGAAAAGGGATTATTCGATATTGAAAACGGAGTTTTAAAAGCTGGTGAATTTGTAATTAATATGAATTCAATTTCTTGTTTAGATTTAGAAGGAAAAAAGAAGGCAAGCCTAGAAGGCCATCTAAAAAACAAAGATTTCTTTGACGTTGAAAAATTTCCAACTGCAAAATTTGTTGTTGCTAGCTCAGAAGTAAAAGAAGGAAAATTACATATTACTGGTAATTTAACGATTAAAGATGTTACTAAGAGTATTACAATTCCAGCTACATTAACAGAAAATGGAAATGATATTACTTTAAAGAGTGAAAAATTTAATGTTGATAGAACTGATTTTGGTGTTAAATATGGTTCTGGAAAGTTTTTTGAAAGTCTAAAAGATAAGGCTATCAACGATTTAATCGAATTTTCTTTTGATTTAAAAGCGAGAAAATAA
- the lipB gene encoding lipoyl(octanoyl) transferase LipB, producing the protein MNKNVSLIELNQKDYKETWDYQSDLLQGIVDTKIRNRRENLSIETNNYFLFVEHPHVYTLGKSGDMSNLLLNEKQLEAKGITFYKINRGGDITYHGPGQIVGYPILDLENFFTDIHKYLRCLEEVIIRVIDDYGLKGLRSEGETGVWLDVGTPFARKICAMGIRTSRWVTMHGFALNVNADLGYFDHIIPCGIKGKAVTSMEAELGRKLDVEEVKGKILKYFKEIFEVDEFIKKAS; encoded by the coding sequence ATGAATAAAAATGTTAGTTTGATTGAATTAAATCAAAAAGATTATAAGGAAACTTGGGATTATCAATCTGATTTACTTCAAGGTATCGTTGATACAAAAATTAGAAACAGAAGAGAAAATCTTTCTATAGAAACAAATAATTACTTTCTATTTGTTGAGCATCCTCATGTGTATACCTTAGGTAAAAGTGGCGATATGAGTAATTTATTACTCAATGAAAAACAGCTTGAAGCTAAAGGGATTACTTTTTATAAAATAAATAGAGGAGGAGATATCACTTACCATGGACCAGGCCAAATAGTCGGGTATCCTATTTTAGATTTAGAAAATTTCTTTACAGACATTCATAAGTATCTTCGTTGTTTAGAGGAAGTAATTATTAGAGTTATTGATGATTACGGATTAAAAGGGCTTAGAAGTGAAGGTGAAACAGGAGTTTGGTTGGATGTTGGAACTCCGTTTGCAAGGAAAATTTGTGCGATGGGAATTCGAACTAGTCGCTGGGTAACTATGCATGGTTTTGCTTTGAATGTAAATGCAGATTTAGGTTATTTTGATCATATCATTCCATGCGGTATCAAAGGAAAAGCCGTTACTTCGATGGAAGCTGAACTTGGAAGAAAGTTAGACGTGGAAGAAGTAAAGGGTAAAATATTAAAATACTTCAAAGAAATTTTTGAAGTAGATGAATTCATAAAAAAAGCGAGCTAA
- a CDS encoding zinc-dependent metalloprotease: MNKITLFLVLFSVTLITAQSSWKKLPSENHKFRSEKKYMNAHPKGYSIYNLNLEEFKKELTFQSKGLNKRIKLPGFNQESYEYMIEEYSNFTEPLNPKYGFLKTYIIQGTKDETITGKISIGTDGVHIVINSPKKGTFYIDPYTKDNTVYIAYNRKDIQYNQSDFECLVKSNIYEIEKKDVKTRKNPNDGNLRTYRLALACTGEYASYHITEQGVSSGTNTEKESAVLSAMNTAVTRINQIMERELAVKLEIVLNGGRNPVLFLDTATDGYTQDDISLMIDENIERCNALIGTTNYDIGHLFHKDNQVNGLAYRPAVCRNWKAGGVTGDVDPVGNAYLNIVCHELGHQFGANHTQNNTCNRNTDTSVETGSGSTIMSYAGICSPNVQEAQDDYYHAISIDEMWNTLQGSSCATLTNTGNSVPTANAGSDYIVPAGTPLVLTGIGTDPDSPRGLSYNWEQTDNGVAIMPPRINNIVGPMFRSLPPSSSSKRYLPELSTVLSGSTSSTWEVIPAFERELNFAFSVRDNNPGGGSSSRDDMKITVVSSVGFKVTSLNASESVDGGTFQTITWNVASTDMDPINCSNVRIKISVDGGLSFETIVDSTTNDGSESVLIPNTATSLARILIEGVDNIFYNVNTSNFTIVNNPTASVENFDFTNFNLYPNPSNGNFNIKFEVINTELVEIKLFDIRGRMIKTKEFRNTPLTFTEELQFRDINSGIYLLQIKNGNKRTTKKLIIQ, translated from the coding sequence ATGAACAAAATTACACTATTTTTAGTGCTTTTTAGCGTGACCTTAATCACTGCACAAAGTTCGTGGAAAAAACTGCCTTCAGAAAACCATAAATTTCGAAGTGAAAAGAAATACATGAATGCTCATCCCAAGGGTTATTCAATATATAACTTAAACCTTGAAGAATTCAAGAAAGAGCTTACTTTCCAATCTAAAGGATTGAATAAAAGAATAAAATTACCTGGATTCAATCAAGAGTCTTATGAATATATGATCGAAGAATATTCAAATTTCACAGAACCTCTTAACCCGAAATATGGATTTTTGAAGACCTATATAATTCAAGGGACTAAAGACGAAACTATAACTGGGAAAATATCCATTGGAACTGACGGTGTACATATAGTTATTAATTCACCAAAAAAAGGAACATTCTACATTGATCCTTATACAAAAGACAATACAGTCTACATTGCATATAATAGAAAGGATATACAATACAATCAATCAGACTTTGAATGCTTGGTTAAAAGCAATATTTACGAAATAGAAAAAAAAGACGTAAAAACTAGGAAAAATCCAAATGACGGAAATTTAAGAACCTACAGACTAGCACTGGCCTGCACTGGAGAATATGCTAGTTATCATATAACTGAGCAAGGGGTTTCTTCTGGTACCAATACCGAAAAAGAATCTGCTGTTTTATCAGCAATGAATACCGCAGTGACAAGAATCAACCAAATAATGGAAAGAGAGTTAGCTGTAAAATTGGAAATAGTATTAAATGGAGGAAGAAACCCTGTTTTATTTTTAGATACTGCGACTGATGGTTACACACAAGATGATATAAGCTTAATGATAGATGAAAATATTGAAAGATGCAATGCTCTAATAGGTACAACCAATTACGATATAGGTCATTTATTTCATAAGGATAACCAAGTCAATGGACTTGCATATAGACCTGCGGTTTGTCGAAATTGGAAAGCGGGAGGGGTTACTGGAGATGTTGACCCAGTTGGAAATGCTTATTTAAACATAGTTTGTCACGAACTTGGTCATCAATTTGGAGCTAATCATACACAAAACAATACCTGTAATAGAAATACAGATACGTCAGTAGAAACTGGAAGTGGATCAACTATTATGAGTTATGCTGGGATTTGTAGTCCAAACGTTCAAGAAGCACAAGATGATTATTATCATGCAATTAGTATTGATGAAATGTGGAATACTTTACAAGGATCATCTTGTGCTACCCTTACAAATACTGGAAACTCTGTTCCTACTGCTAATGCTGGTTCAGACTATATAGTTCCTGCTGGAACTCCTTTAGTATTAACTGGAATAGGAACAGACCCAGACAGTCCAAGAGGACTTAGTTACAATTGGGAACAAACTGATAACGGTGTAGCTATAATGCCTCCAAGAATAAATAATATCGTTGGACCAATGTTTAGATCTTTACCTCCAAGTAGTTCAAGTAAAAGATATTTACCAGAATTATCAACGGTTTTATCCGGTTCAACTTCTTCTACTTGGGAAGTGATCCCTGCATTTGAAAGAGAATTAAATTTTGCTTTTAGTGTAAGAGATAATAATCCTGGTGGTGGTTCAAGTTCAAGAGATGATATGAAAATTACTGTGGTGAGTTCTGTTGGTTTTAAAGTAACATCATTAAACGCATCTGAGTCAGTAGATGGAGGAACTTTTCAAACTATTACTTGGAATGTTGCCTCAACTGATATGGATCCAATTAATTGCTCAAATGTTAGAATTAAAATATCAGTTGACGGTGGCTTATCTTTCGAAACTATAGTAGACAGTACTACAAATGATGGTTCAGAAAGTGTCTTAATACCAAACACGGCAACTAGTTTAGCAAGAATTCTAATAGAAGGAGTTGATAATATTTTTTACAATGTGAATACCTCAAACTTCACAATTGTCAATAATCCAACAGCTTCAGTTGAAAATTTTGATTTTACAAACTTTAACCTTTATCCTAACCCATCCAATGGAAACTTTAATATTAAATTTGAAGTTATTAATACAGAACTAGTTGAAATTAAGTTATTTGATATTCGAGGGCGAATGATAAAAACAAAAGAATTTAGAAACACTCCTCTTACTTTCACTGAAGAACTTCAATTTAGAGATATTAACTCAGGAATCTATTTGTTGCAAATAAAGAATGGAAATAAACGAACTACAAAGAAATTAATAATCCAATAA
- a CDS encoding reprolysin-like metallopeptidase: MKRIISVLVLFCISLTNAQSSWNKLDSENLALRSEKSLRKSEPTKFSLYNLNLENFKNELTAQTKGKEKIISLPGYHGKLENYYIHEYNQFTEPLNTKYGFIKTYSIQSVKNETISGKISIGTDGVHMILNSPQNGSFYIEPYTKDKRTYIGFDRKSLNKIESNFECMVQSNIAPKVKLNARMRNPNDGNLRTYRFALACTGEYATYHINDQGLTSAPETERKAAVLSAMNTSLARINQVFEKELAVKLNMVISGGENPVLFLDATNDGYTNNDISLMIDENISICNTLIGANNYDLGHLFYQGQDSGLAYTPSVCSNLKAGGVTGRINPKGDPFDIDYACHEIGHQFGANHTQNNSCQRNTNTSVEPGSGSTIMSYAGICAPNVQSNADDYFHAISIDEMWLRIQSTCATISNTNNTVPTANAGPDYSVPKNTPLKLIGSGTDSDGINSLTYNWEQLDNEVATMPPLVTNTVGPMFRSVPPNSEVTRYLPELSTVISGSTFSQWEVLPNVTRVMDFAFSVRDNQPGGGSSARDDMKITVTDATPFRVTSQNTSTTWDVESTATITWDKSTTDQAPINCQNVRIKLSTDGGLTFPIILAESTPNDGTHDIVVPNNLTNSARIMIEAVDNIFYNVNTTNFSVISTAPTFLLTNTSSKQFVCNSGGNSVEYDLTVEYVNGFNETISFSATDAPAGANISFAPTSISANGTVKMTITNLDGVTGNDYNITVNATSNSESKSVQAELGVLDGSFSSFNLTSPDNSSSNVSIVPTLTWESITEATGYDIQISTNNTFTNVILNTTSNTNSYEVSPPLSGSSIYFWRVRPKNDCATGNYTSAFFFRTENPSYCSSTFTDDAGGADHITNVTFNTINNTSGNDTVDGYIDYTANSTDINAGDSYQISVSFDPDGFRDHCYVFIDWNQDFNFDVTTERYDLGSISGTPGTRTANITVPNNAINGNTRMRVIIQYFDNNNFVLTDGACDSDHASEWGETEDYTVNVINATASIDDFDFTNFKVYPNPSNGNFNVTFEVVNTEKVNIKLFDIQGRLVEERDYKNIPTVFSEELNLNSVNAGLYLLQVQNGDKRTTRKLVIK; the protein is encoded by the coding sequence ATGAAAAGAATTATATCTGTATTAGTACTTTTTTGCATATCCCTTACCAATGCTCAAAGTTCTTGGAATAAATTGGATTCCGAAAATCTAGCTTTACGAAGCGAAAAATCCCTTAGAAAATCAGAACCAACAAAGTTTTCTCTTTACAATTTAAATTTGGAAAACTTTAAAAATGAATTAACCGCTCAAACAAAAGGAAAAGAAAAAATTATTTCATTACCTGGTTATCACGGAAAATTAGAAAATTACTACATACATGAATACAATCAGTTTACGGAACCTCTTAATACAAAATATGGATTTATAAAAACTTACTCAATCCAGTCAGTCAAAAATGAAACAATTTCGGGTAAAATTTCTATTGGTACCGATGGTGTTCATATGATATTAAACTCTCCACAAAATGGAAGTTTTTATATAGAACCATATACAAAGGATAAACGAACCTATATCGGATTTGATAGAAAAAGTTTGAATAAAATAGAATCTAATTTTGAATGCATGGTCCAGAGTAATATTGCTCCAAAAGTAAAATTAAATGCTCGCATGAGAAACCCAAACGATGGTAATTTAAGAACTTATCGATTTGCTTTAGCTTGTACAGGAGAATATGCAACTTATCATATCAACGACCAAGGTCTTACTTCGGCTCCAGAAACCGAGAGAAAGGCTGCTGTTTTATCAGCAATGAATACATCACTAGCAAGAATAAATCAAGTTTTTGAAAAGGAATTAGCTGTAAAATTAAATATGGTAATTAGTGGAGGTGAAAATCCTGTTCTTTTTTTAGACGCTACGAATGATGGATATACTAACAACGACATCAGTCTCATGATTGATGAAAATATTTCAATATGCAATACGTTAATTGGAGCAAATAATTATGACTTAGGTCATTTATTTTATCAAGGACAGGATTCGGGCTTAGCCTATACGCCATCCGTATGCAGTAATTTAAAAGCTGGCGGAGTAACTGGCAGAATTAATCCAAAAGGTGACCCTTTCGATATAGATTATGCTTGTCACGAAATAGGTCATCAGTTTGGGGCTAATCACACTCAAAATAACTCCTGTCAAAGAAACACAAATACATCTGTAGAACCTGGTAGTGGATCAACCATAATGAGTTACGCTGGTATCTGTGCACCGAATGTTCAATCCAATGCCGATGACTATTTCCATGCCATTAGTATAGACGAAATGTGGCTAAGAATACAGTCTACCTGTGCGACAATATCTAATACAAATAATACAGTGCCAACTGCTAATGCTGGGCCTGACTACTCGGTTCCCAAAAATACCCCATTGAAACTTATTGGTTCAGGAACTGATTCTGATGGTATCAATTCTCTAACCTATAATTGGGAACAACTAGATAATGAGGTAGCCACAATGCCTCCCCTAGTAACAAATACTGTTGGGCCAATGTTTAGATCTGTTCCTCCAAATTCAGAAGTAACCAGATATTTACCAGAATTATCAACGGTAATCTCAGGATCTACTTTTTCTCAATGGGAAGTTCTACCTAATGTCACAAGAGTAATGGATTTCGCGTTTAGTGTCAGAGATAATCAGCCTGGTGGTGGATCAAGTGCGAGAGATGACATGAAAATTACAGTAACAGATGCAACCCCATTTAGAGTTACATCTCAAAACACATCAACAACCTGGGATGTTGAAAGTACAGCAACCATTACATGGGATAAATCAACTACGGATCAAGCTCCAATTAATTGTCAAAATGTTAGAATCAAATTATCTACTGATGGAGGTTTGACTTTCCCTATAATTCTTGCTGAAAGTACTCCTAATGATGGCACCCATGACATTGTTGTTCCAAATAACCTAACAAACTCTGCTAGAATAATGATTGAGGCGGTAGATAATATTTTTTATAATGTTAATACTACTAACTTTTCGGTTATTTCAACGGCTCCTACGTTTTTATTAACCAATACATCTTCAAAACAATTTGTTTGTAATTCAGGAGGAAACAGTGTTGAATATGATTTAACAGTAGAATATGTAAATGGTTTCAATGAAACTATTTCTTTCAGCGCTACAGATGCACCTGCAGGAGCAAATATTTCTTTTGCCCCAACTTCAATCAGTGCAAATGGTACCGTAAAAATGACAATCACTAATTTAGATGGAGTAACAGGAAATGATTATAATATTACCGTAAATGCTACATCTAATTCTGAATCAAAATCGGTTCAAGCTGAACTTGGAGTACTTGATGGAAGTTTCTCTTCATTCAACCTAACTTCTCCAGATAATAGTTCTTCAAATGTTAGTATAGTCCCAACACTAACTTGGGAAAGTATAACTGAAGCAACAGGCTATGATATTCAAATATCAACTAATAACACATTTACTAATGTCATATTAAACACAACATCTAACACCAATTCTTATGAAGTAAGTCCACCACTTTCTGGTTCAAGCATTTATTTTTGGAGAGTTAGACCTAAAAACGATTGTGCAACAGGAAACTACACTAGTGCGTTTTTCTTCAGAACTGAGAATCCTTCATATTGTTCATCAACATTTACAGATGATGCAGGAGGTGCTGATCATATTACCAATGTAACCTTTAATACAATTAATAATACTTCTGGGAATGATACTGTTGATGGTTATATAGACTATACTGCTAACTCTACTGACATTAATGCTGGTGATAGCTATCAAATTAGTGTTTCTTTTGATCCTGATGGATTCAGAGATCATTGTTATGTATTTATTGACTGGAATCAAGATTTTAATTTTGATGTTACCACAGAACGATATGACTTAGGTAGTATTTCAGGAACACCTGGAACGAGAACTGCAAATATCACAGTGCCTAACAATGCAATAAATGGAAATACAAGAATGCGTGTTATTATTCAGTATTTTGACAACAATAATTTTGTTCTAACTGACGGAGCGTGTGACTCAGATCATGCATCAGAATGGGGAGAAACAGAAGATTATACTGTTAATGTAATTAATGCGACAGCTTCAATTGACGATTTTGATTTTACAAATTTTAAAGTATACCCTAATCCTTCAAATGGAAACTTCAATGTAACATTCGAAGTGGTAAATACAGAAAAAGTAAATATTAAATTATTCGATATTCAAGGAAGATTAGTGGAAGAAAGAGATTATAAAAATATCCCGACTGTATTTTCTGAAGAATTAAATTTAAATAGTGTTAACGCTGGATTGTATTTACTTCAAGTACAAAACGGTGATAAACGTACCACAAGAAAATTAGTTATTAAATAA